Proteins from a single region of Peromyscus eremicus chromosome 9, PerEre_H2_v1, whole genome shotgun sequence:
- the Lrrc3b gene encoding leucine-rich repeat-containing protein 3B has product MNLVDLWLSRSLSMCLLLQSFVLMILCFHSASMCPKGCLCSSSGGLNVTCSNANLKEIPRDLPPETVLLYLDSNQITSIPNEIFKDLHQLRVLNLSKNGIEFIDEHAFKGVAETLQTLDLSDNRIQSVHKNAFNNLKARARIANNPWHCDCTLQQVLRSMASNHETAHNVICKTSVLDEHAGRPFLNSANDADLCNLPKKTTDYAMLVTMFGWFTMVISYVVYYVRQNQEDARRHLEYLKSLPSRQKKADEPDDISTVV; this is encoded by the coding sequence ATGAATCTGGTCGACCTGTGGCTATCCCGTTCCCTCTCCATGTGTCTTCTCCTCCAAAGCTTTGTTCTGATGATACTGTGCTTTCATTCTGCCAGTATGTGTCCCAAAGGCTGCCTTTGTTCTTCCTCTGGGGGTTTAAATGTCACCTGTAGCAATGCAAATCTCAAGGAAATACCCAGAGATCTCCCTCCGGAAACAGTTTTGCTCTACCTGGACTCCAATCAGATCACATCCATCCCTAATGAGATTTTTAAGGACCTCCATCAACTGAGAGTTCTCAACCTGTCCAAAAACGGCATTGAGTTTATCGATGAGCATGCATTCAAAGGAGTAGCAGAAACCTTGCAGACCCTGGACCTGTCTGACAACAGGATTCAAAGCGTGCATAAAAATGCCTTCAATAATCTGAAGGCTAGGGCCAGAATTGCCAACAACCCCTGGCATTGTGACTGCACTCTCCAGCAAGTTCTGAGGAGCATGGCATCCAATCATGAGACAGCACACAATGTAATTTGCAAGACCTCAGTGTTGGATGAGCATGCTGGGAGGCCGTTCCTCAACTCTGCCAATGATGCTGACCTTTGTAACCTCCCTAAAAAGACCACTGACTACGCCATGCtcgtcaccatgtttggctggtTCACCATGGTGATCTCTTATGTGGTATATTATGTGAGGCAGAATCAGGAGGATGCTCGGAGACACCTTGAATACTTGAAATCCCTGCCGAGCAGGCAAAAGAAGGCAGATGAGCCTGATGACATTAGCACTGTGGTATAA